Genomic segment of Polycladomyces abyssicola:
GTCCAATACAGTGAGCGCATTCTCGGGAAGGTGCCGGGAAAAGTGCTGGGTTTGCTTTTCCTGTTGTTTTACTTGCATGTCAGCGGAGTGATAATGATACAGTATGCCGCGTTTCTCAAAATAGTTTTTTTGACAAGAACGCCGGTATTTATAATGTTGGGGAGTATGGTGTTGGTGTGCGCCTACGCCGTTCGCAGCGGTGTGGAAGTGATGGGCAGAGCGGCTCAGATTTTCGTGCCGTTTCTTTTCATCCTGATGGTGAGCATCAATTTGCTGTTGATCCCGGAACTGGATCCCCAAAATTTGTCTCCCATTTTGGAGAAAGGGTTAACGCCTTCCTTGTTGGGATCGATTCCTCCGCAAGGCTGGTTCAGTGAATTTTTTCTGATGACGTTTTTACTGCCTTATGTGAGTGACCGGAAAAATGAAATGAAGTGGGGGATGGCATCGGTGGTGACTGTCCTCGTCACCATGGTGATAACCAATCTGGGAACGTTTCTTTTGTTCGGGAAATTGACGGAGAATTATATCTTCCCCGTGTTGGAATCAGCCCGTTACATCAGTGTTGCTGATTTTATCGAACATGTGGAGTCGATTCTCGCGGCGATTTGGATCATGGGATTGTTCGTCAAAGTCACGGTGTTTTATTATGCGGTGGTGATCGGGATGTCTCAGTGGTTGAATCTCTCCGATCATCGTCCGGTGGTACTTCCCGTCGGATTTCTCATCGTCCTGATGGCTACGTGGGCGGCGCCCAATCTGTCGGAGATGTTCGATTTCATTGCGACCACATACCCCTTTTACAAGATCACGATGCAAACCATGATTCCGACGGTTCTGTTGTTGATCGCTTTGCTGCGGAAAAATCTTCACCAAGCCGCGGAGGGAGAAGGATGAATCCATTTCTTTCGATACGAAAAATGATGTTGCTCGGCATGTGTACCATACTCCTTTCGGGTTGTTGGGACCGGGTGGAAGTCAACGATTTGGCGTTGGTGGTGGGGATAGCGGTCGACAAAAAGGAGAATGGGAATATGGGTTTGGCTGTTCAATTGATGATTCCGCAAGCGGCGGGAGGAGGAGACACGATGGGAGGTGGAGGCGGAGGAGGAGGTGGCGCTGGCGCCAAACAAACGTACGTCGTCGCCGCGGAAGGCGTCGACGTAGCCGATGCCACTCGGAAATTGCAGGAAAAAATCCCGCGCAGAATTTTTTGGCATCACAATACTTCCCTGATTTTCGGTGACAGGTTATTGAGAGAAGGAATCGCCGGACAGTTGGATTTTTTCGACCGTTATTATTCTACCCGGAAACGCACTTCCGTTTTTGCCGCCAAGAGCCCGGCTTCCGCTCTTTTGCAAATTATCCCTCCTGTCGGACGAAGCAGTGCGGAAGTGATCGACGATTTGTCAAAAACGGGGGTCGGCGCAGAAATGACCGTGAAAGATGTATTACAGATGCTGACAAGCGATTCGCACGCAGTCATTTTGCCTTGGATTGAACAAAGCCCATCCGTTCAGGGAGACGCGGAAAAAGAGGAGCCCAGTTTGCGACTCAACGGAGTGGCCGTTCTGAAAAAAGACAAAATCGTGGGCCGGATTGACGACAAAATCACCAGAGGCGTGTTGTGGGTGCGGAATGAAATCAAAACGGTCATTGTCACGGTCAAACCCAAAGGTAACAAGGGGGACGTATCGGTCGAACTGTTGAAGCCCAATACCCAATTGGTGCCCTCCGTCACAGCAGGCAAATGGAAAATGACCGTCCGGATCAAAGCGGAAGGGACCGTCATCCAGAACACAACCGGTCTGGAAATGGAAAACCCCGACATCAACAAGAAATTGGAAAAGGATGTAGCACGGGATATTCAACACATTATCATGGTGGCGATGAATCAGGTCCAAAAGGGAATGAAAGCGGATGTTTTCGGTTTTGCCGATGCATTCCACCGGAAATATCCCGATAAATGGCCCGAGGTGAAGGATCGGTGGGACGAAATATTCCCGAAAGTGGAAGTGAAAGTCGACCCCCGTGTCACTATCATGCGTCCTGGAATGAATAATGAAAGTCCCATCCCGGAGGTGAAGAAACCGTGAATTGGGGAGTCATCATCGGCATCACAGTTGTCGCCATTCTGTTGGTACTGTATGAGTGGCCGAGGATCAAGCCGGGACGAAAAAAAGAAAAAGCCGCATTGATCGGCTTGACGTTGATCGGATGGTCGCTGGCCTTAGCACTGCTGTTCGATCCGAATTTACCAGGCCCCACCCAATTGATGGATACGCTGTTTCGGCCTTTGACCCAGATCCTGCCAAAGTAGGCGTGATCACGGAATTCGCCGTTCTTTCACACTGAGGACGCGCAATCCTTTGTCCACAAGACGTTGCTGGATGGCGGACAGATGGGGAGTCAGCTCGATTTTCAGCAAGATGCGGCGCGCCGCCGGATCGCCGGCATCAAACGTGGTGATGGAGATGATGTTGACATCAAAAGGTTTGACTGCATCCACCACGTGTTCCAGTTGATGCGGCATGTCGATGACCACGCCCAACAAGAGACGGATACCTGGAATGTTTGTGCCAAAAGCGGATGACAGTGCGTTCTCGATATCACTGATCTTCACTATCCCGAGAAATGTCATCCGGTCTCCATCCACAATCGGTACAAACGGATGGCGTACGATGACGGGCAACGTTTCTTCAAAATCACTGAAAATGGTCAACGGACGAATGGGCTCCAACGTGTCGGCTACAGTACCTTCCTTCCAAGAGCGGCGGTTGTCCAAGAAGGCTTTCATCATGTGGCCGTATCCGGTGATACCGAGAAAGCGGTTAAACCGATCGACGACGGGAATCGTATGGAGCTGATGGGCTTGCAACGTTTCGATTACCTGTTCCAAACGGGCGTCGGGCGTGACGGTCAAAATCTGTTCGCGTGGCGTTAAGCAATTTTTGATAAACACAAAACACAATCCTCCCCTGTAAGATCCACATTCAATATATTAGGGGGAGGATTGGAGCAGAACGGAATTGAGGGAGTGAAGTTGATTTTGCCATTCCAAGAGGTACTGTGAAGTCATCTGAGCTTTTTCTTTCACAAATATGCTTTTTAGTAAATCGTTTTCAAAAAGTAATATTAAATGCCCTCAAAAATACCTCAGCCTATGTTACGAATTACGCAATGACGGGTGTTTCCTTTTTGCAACTAAGACTAAGGAACAACGGTTATGACTTTATGGTGTTCCAAACCCGAGGTTTCCGAATTAATTCAAACGAAAATCCCTAGAATACAGCCGGGAAAAGGATGTAGAATGAGAAGAGACACAAATAAAAAGGAAAAACAGAATATTTCAATAATTGAAAACAAATGCACTCTTTTTTATATTACGTATTATAGGCGGTCGTGATTAAAATGCATTGAGAAGGATGGTCGCATGATTTCTGTGACGAAAGAAACGATCACCAACAACAATTAACATGTTAAGATTGAGAAACCTAATCAGGTACCGTTTCCATCCAACGTGTAATAAAGAGGTGAAGCTTATGAGAACAAACAGCTTCCAATTTAGGGTGAATTGGGGCGATACAGATAAAGCTGGGATCGTCTATTACCCTAACTACTTTAAATGGTTCGATATCGCCGGGCATCAGTTTTTCTGAAGTATCGGGCTGTCCCCTTCCGAATTGGAGCAAAAAGAACAAATCATTCTTCCGTTATTGGATGCCCGTTGCACTTTTGAGAAACCCTTGTATTACGACGATATCGCCACCATTATTACCAGTGTCGCCGAAATTAACCGGAAAACAATCCGTTTGCATCACGTCATTATGCGGGGAGACACCCGAACAGGACAAGGATATGAGTTACGTGGATGGGTTAAAAAATCGGGCAATCACTTATCAGCAGTCCCGATCCCCGAAGAGGTACGAAAGCTGTTGGAACAAGAGAGTACCACGGAAAACGCTTTATCGGGTCCTTGGTTAATGGCGTAAACATTGAACTATCCAACGTATCCTTATATAATGGTGCTGATCTCACTTGTGGGCAGGTTATAGTATGAGACCTCGATCTTTGATGTTTACACTGTACGGTGACTACATTCAGTACTATGGGGAAGAAATTTGGATTGGAAGCCTAATCCGTCTGATGGGGGAATTCGGGATCTCGGAGCAGTCCGTCCGTGGAGCAACAATGAGGATGGTCAACCAAGATCTGCTTAAGGTACGGAGAATCGGGAATAAAAGCTACTATTCATTGACGGATAAAGGAAAACGGAACATTGAAGATGGTGTTCGGAGGGTTTACTCAATCAAAAACCATAAATGGGACCGTTTATGGCGTGTACTAACCTATTCAATACCGGAAGAAAAAAGGGAGTTACGTACACAAATCCGTAAGGAACTTACGTGGCTCGGCTTTGGGTTAATTTCCAACAGCACATGGATAAGCCCTAATCCTTTAGAAGAAAAAGTAATGGACATGGTTAGGGAATATCATTTAGAACCCTATGTCTTTTTCTTCCAAACAGACTCCATCGTTTCACACGAAAACGAGGATATAATTACACGGGGATGGGATCTTGAAAAAATCGAAAATGAATATAAACAGTTTATTCAATATTGTGAGGCTCGATATGAGGAAATAAAGCAGGCCATATATAGTGGTACCTTGAGCAATCGGGAATGTTTTAAGGAAAGAACGATCTTGGTTCATGAATATCGAAAGTTTCTTTTTAAGGATCCGGGTTTTCCGCTGGATCTTCTTCCTCAAAAATGGAGTGGTATAAAGGCCAGAGAACTATTTTGGAAAATTCATCAGTTGGTGTCCAATGGAGCTGTACAATTTTTTGAAGAGTGTTATCAACCAGCTCCGGACAATGAAGTATTGCCAAATCGTGAAGGTGCTATTAACCCATTTTTGGGGATTAATGTACACGTTTAGGAGTTCAATACTTAAATACTATATTAAAAGATTGATCCTCCTGCACCAGAATGCAGGAGGATCAAATATTATTGTGGAGTTTTCACCTCTGATGTTTGTCGCTTTGTCCAAAAACCCTTAGGATCAATTGAACGAAGGACTTCAAGTTCTTCTTCTGTAGGAGGAGGAGTTTCAGAGCAATCAGGTGAGAATTGGATGTCCCATCCAGTATTTTCGATGATCTGCTCTTTGGATATCCCTGGATGAATTGTGTCGACGATAAGAACCTTCGTAACTTTATCGGCACGTAGAATCCCCAGATTAGTAATTAATGCTTTGATTCCTCCTCTGGGAAGACCTGTTTCTTGTCGCCAACCGGGCCCCGTTCCATAACCGGGGGAAGTGATATAGTTTACATTTTTGACTAACCTTCTTTTTTCGTGAGGCATAATAACCATCAATCGATTGGAAAGACAGGCAATATCCGCAGCTCCGCCACTACCGGGCAGCTTTACTTTGGGTGAAGTATAATCACCCAGATAAGATGTATTCACATTTCCGTATTGATCAATCTCTGCTCCACCGATAAAACCGATGTCAATCAACCCTTGTTGCATTAAAAACATAAGGTTGTTGGTGGAAGTGCACCAGGAAGCTCCCGCGATATTAGCTGGATCGCCCATGGTGTACAACAATTCTTCCGGGGGTTCATCTCGGACAATTCCGCATTCAAAGAATCCGATAGCATTTGGGGCGTGTAATCGTTTTGCCACACAGAACGCAAGCATCGGTAGACGCATACCGACAAAAACGATTTCCGAGTCTCGGATTTCTCTAGCTGCTGCAACCACCATCAATTCTTCGGTTGTATATTCCAAAGGGGTCCCTCCGTTCATCGATAAGCATAATTAACAGGGGCTGCAAAAAGCGGTTCCTTTACCTTTAACTTCTCAAATCGTTGTCCTAGTCGGGCAAGATATTCATTGTGAGAGTTTATACTGATAACCCAGGTGTTCAACCAGTTTTTAAAACCTTCCAGTTTCTTGGTTTCCCGGTGATATTCCGTAAAGAAGTCGTGATCTCGTTTATAATAACCGGGTACCGGAGAGGGATGGGCGAATCCCGGGCAATGAACCACAGCCGTCACTTTGAATCCGGGAATCATTACACGGTTGGGATCACTGGCTATCACTTCTTTAGGCACGATTTCTTCTGCCAGCAGAATGACCTTTCTGCTGGACATCCCTGCCTCTTGAAATAATCCAAGATTTCCCCAGAAATGGGCATTTCCTTCGATATCGGAGCGTTGAACACCCAAAATGGCGACATCGGGGTTCAAGGAAGGAACATAAACCAGCGTTTCTTCTCCCAAAGATTGCACGTGAAAACGGGGATTACTTTTTAGTAAGTCCGTTCCTAAAAGGGAACGGGTGGGAAGAAAAGGAACACCCATGGAACCGGCTAATAGAGCAAGCCCCAGAGAGAAGTTACTGTGGTCTTCTACTTCAATTCGGTGGGGAATTCCTTGTTCTATTGATCGTCGGTAGTTGTATCCCAAACCGGCGCTGACATTGCCGGACCATGCTGCAATAATCTTTCTAGCTCTTCCTGCGCCGATTAATATATCGAACAGGATATCCGAGATAGGAGCAATTAATGTTAAGTCTTTCTTCTTTTGACGAACAATTTCATATGCAGCGGCAAAGGGTATCATGGATTCCAGACAGGCTCCCATCACTACGGAATCTCCGTTTTGAATGTGACGGGACACTGCATCCTCCAAGGACATTATTTTCGAAGATGGCATATTATTCCTCCCTTGAACCTTAAGCTTTGAAGGGGACAGAGTCAGCTAGGCTTCTTAATTTAAAACGCTGAATTTTACCGTTAGCTGTTTTGGGTAGTTCGTCGATAAATTCCAGTTCCTTTGGGCATTTGTACGATGCCAGCTTCTGTTTCACAAACTCCTTCAGTTCTTCTTTCATGGCCTCGGAGCTTTCAAATCCTTCCTTCAACACGACATAAGCCTTGGTTCGTACTAAGTTTTCTTTATCTGTAATCCCGATGACAGCGGCTTCAATCACAGCTTCATGCTGGAGCAATACACCCTCAATCTCAACCGGTGAAACCCAGATTCCTCCAACCTTCATCATGTCATCCGATCGTCCGCAATACCAGAAATACCCTTCCTCATCCCGATAATACTTGTCCCCTGTGTGGAACCATTCCCCGATAAAGCGACGCTTGTTCTCATCGTGAAGATTCCAGTAACAATGGGCAATGCTGTCCCCTTTTATCAACAGGTCGCCCACCTCGTTGGGAGGAAGTTCTTGCCCTTGTTCGTCCGTAATCTTTGCTTCGTAACCGGGAACCAACTTGCCTGAGCTACCCACCTTGATATCTCCGATGCGATTGGAAATGAAAATATGAGTGGCTTCTGTTGAACCAATTCCATCTAAGATATCAACACCAAACATTTTTTTCCATTTCTCGTAAATGACAGAGGGCAAAGGCTCTCCCGCTGATACACAGATACGGATAGAAGAGAGATCATATTGTTTTCTGGTTTGTTGTGCCCAGTTGATCATTGCGCCGTATAGAGTTGGGACACCAAAAAAGATTGTAGGGCGATATCGCTCGATTGTATGGAAGACATTTTCTGGTATTGGGCGTTCCCGCATCAGGACAGTCGAGGCACCGCAACCTAAAGGAAAATACGCGCCATTACCCAAACCGTAAGCGAAAAAGAGTTTAGATGCCGAGAAGGTGATATCTTCTTCTGACATGTTTAGGACCTGTTTGGCGTAATGGTCTAAGGCGTACTCCATGTCGTGCTGAAGGTGAATAATCCCTTTCGGGCTGCCGGTGCTGCCTGAACTGAACAGCCAAAAAGCAGTGTCGTCTTTTACAGTGTGGGCCGATTCCAATAACCCAGACTCCTCTTCCATCCATCGGGAGTAAGGTATTACTTCTCTTTTATCCACAGTATCTCCAATCACTACCACGTGTTGGAGATAATGAAAGCGCTTTCTTAAATGCTTGATTTTTTCCCAAAGATCTTCGTGGGCGATGCATACTTTTGAGCGACTGTTGTTAAGAAAATACTCATAATCGGTAGGATGCAACATCGTATTAACCGGTACCGGTACTGCCCCTATTTTGATGGCACCGAAAAAGGAAGCGATAAATTCGGGCGAGTCATGGCACAGTAAAAGGATACGATTTTCCAGGTCAACCCCTAAGCTCTTTAGCCCGTTTCCGGTTTTATTGGTCATCTCCTGCAATTCTTTGTAACTAACTTGCCGGTCTTCAAAATAAATTGCCGTTTTGTCTCCTCGCCCTTGTTCCACGTTTTCATCAATAAAACGTGTGGCTGCATTGTAGGGAATACCTATACCCCGGTAGTACATACCAACCCCCGCCTTTTTGTGAAAGCATAGGCAATACCGGTCGTAACGGATTCCTGTTACGACCGGTATTGCATGGAAAGTAATTTTCAGGTCATCAGACACCCTTCCAATTCGGTTGCCGTTTTTCCAAAAACGCACTCAAGCCTTCTTGGGCATCTTCAGAACGGAACAGCAGGTTCTGAAGTTCTCCTTCATAACGGATAGCCACATTGAGAGGCATCTCTTTACCGTTCATGATGGAAAGTTTAATATTGGAGACGGCGTAGGTAGCACTCTTCACAAGTTTCTTGGCATATTCTAACGTCTTTTGCCGCACTTCGTTTTGGGGGAAGACTTTGTTAATGATTCCTGCTTCCAACGCTTCCTGCGGTGTCAACAGCTCTCCGGTAATGCAGAGATCCAATGCTTTGGAATACCCGATGAGACGTGACAGCCTTTGGGTTCCACCAGTGCCGGGGAGAACGCCCAGAGCAACCTCAGGAAGCCCCACTTTCCCGGCTGTATCCCCCATGAAACGCAGGTCACAGCCCATGGCCAGTTCCAGTCCCCCACCTACTGTATGTCCTTCCAGACAGGCAATATAGACTTGTGGAGAGCGGGCCATTTTGTCCAGCGTTTCGTTGCAGAATAAGCAGAATTGGGTTTTTGTTCGGGGATCGCAGGATCGTAGGTAGTTGACATCCGCTCCTGCAGAGAAAAATTTGGGTGTGTCGCTGATCAGAACGGCCACTTTTATATCGTGATCAAATCGGATATCGTCAATGGCGTTGTTCAATTCGCGGTAGAAGTCGAGGTTGTAAGTATTGGTCTTGTTGATGCTAAAGTGAATTTCAGCAATTCCGTCTTCTTTGGTGACGGTTACATATTTGTTGCCGATTGTTTCTTTCGTCACAGAGGTCATACGATCATCCTCCTCAATACATTTTGTTGACTATCGCCTTTAATACGTAATATAAAGCTATGGGCTTTCTGTTTTCAATGGCTCAAATATTCGATTATTTCATTAAATTATCCCCTTTCCTCTGTCTACGTCTTTATTCCAGCTTCATGCTAGGTTTTTCGTAATGAAACGCAGATAATAGGGAGCAAAAATCAGGATCATATGAAACATTTTACTACGGCGTTAAGCTTGAGAAAGGATAAGCCGTTTTTCGCCGTGAACTGTGCTGCGTTTGCCCATGATCTGGTGGCGAGTGAATTGTTTGTATATGCACCTCGACCGTTTACAGGCGGTCTTATAGAGGGTAAAGAGGGGGCTTTTCGAATCAGCGAATTTACTTGACAGAATTTACGGTATATTTTACTATTACGTTAGATAAACGTTAGACAAAAAAACATAATAGAGAGGTGGATCAAGATGGAACAGGCTGCCCTCTTAAAAGAAAAAATCAAACAAGGTTTCATCGTTGAGAGAGTGGAGGATATGAACGAAGAATACCTCCAAGCCCTAAAACAAACTTTGTTGATTGTCGGAGATACAGAGTTATTAAGCGTTCCCCCGTTATTGACGGTTTATGACCAAGCTCCGACGTTGAACCATAAGATTACGGCTTTGGCCATCATGCAGGATGAAATCGGTCACGCACACATCGCCTATCGGCTGTTAAAAGATCTGGGCGAGGATACCGATGAACTATTGTATAATCGTGCTCCGAACCGCTTTAAAAACCCTTATGCTTTTGATTTTGAATTGTCTAACTGGATCGAATTGGGTGTCTTCAATGCGTTGTTTGATCGTGCCGGATACACTTTGTTGGGAGATGCCTATGAACATACCTCTTATGGTCCCTGGAAACGGGCGTTGGTCAAAGTAGACAAGGAAGAGTTATTTCACCTGCGGAATGGCGAAATCATCATGAGATCTGCGATGGAAGATCCTGAATTAAGAGAAGAAGTTCAACGCGCTGTGGACTGGATGTTTTTGATGGCCTTGGAATTCTTCGGTGTGGCGGATAATCTAAAAAAACGGTCTCAACAGCTTGAGTATAAGCTGAAAGGAAGAACAAATGACGAACTCCGTCAGAAATGGCTGTCCACGGCTGTGCCTTTCTGTGAATCAATCGGGGTCAAAGTACCGGCACATTATGATGAAAGAACCGGAAAATATGTCCTCGATGTTCCTTTCCCCTGCAAATTCGATGTAGAAAATAAAAAGTGGCTTTTTGATCAGCCGGATACTTGGGAGAATGTGATCAAGCGCTTTAAACAACGCGGGCCTCAAAACAAGCAGTTTGTTGAGAGAATTCAAAAAGGAGCCCGGGAATTGGAAGCCCTTCGAAAAGAGGTGAGCTGATGAAAGAAAATACACAAAGGTACTGGGATGCTTTAAAAGAGGTGATGGACCCTGAATTCCCGGTCAGTGTCGTAGATATGGGACTTATCTATGACATTCAGGAAAATCAGGGTACGATCGACATCACCATGACCTATACCTCTGTCTCCTGTGCATGCATGGAATGGATCGAAGGAGATATCGAAAAACGGTTGTTGCAGGAGCCGGGTGTGAAAAAGGTTAACATCCAAGTGGTTTGGGATCCGCCTTGGACGGTTGACCGCTTAAGTCAAGAGGCCCGCGAAAAAATGAAGCACTGGGGGGTAAGTTCAAGATGAGTGCGCATAGTGAAAGACGGCATGAATTTGACGTTTTCGCTCGCGTTAAACGTGGAGACAATTTAATCCATATCGGTACAGTGGAAGCGGAAACGGAAGATTTGGCCAAAGTGTATGCCACCTTCACTTACGATGAAGAAGACTGGGTCGAAATGTGTGTCATCCGGAGAGACCAATTGCATTGGGTGAGAAGGCCGCAAGGCTTATTTGCAAAGGAGGGAGTTTCGTGAGTATGGCAGAACAAACAGCAGGTTTGAAGGCGTTTATTGAACTGCTTGAAACGGTTGCCGACAATAAGTATGTACTCGGTGATCGGCTTGTCGAGGTTGGTGTCAGCGGGCCGAACCTTGAAGCAACACTGTCTGCGATTGCGATGGCTCAAGGGGAATTGGGTCATGCAAGATTGCTTTATAACTGGACTTTTGATTTGAAAGGCCATAAGGGAAAAAAACCTAATATCGAAAAACAGACAGGAAAAGCATTCAAAGGCGTAGAGGAAGTTCACAACTGGATTTCACTCATTGCCGCCTTGTTCACAGTCAATACGGCGATGGATTTGGTGCTAAAATCCGTGCTTGAGGCCAATCATGCGGAAATCGCAACACGGGTTAACAAACTATTAAGAGAACAGAAAGAGCACATTATTTATTCCCGAAATTGGGCACAGCAACTACTGAAAGACAGAGGAGCGGTTCCGCGGAAGTTCAAGGAAGCATTAGATCAGATCATTCCTGAAGTTGAGGCTTGGATCAAAGCTATTGAACAAAAAACGGAACTAGTTGATGAAGGTTATATTTCAAGAGAATCATATTTATACCAAAAATTTCATCATAAGTTAAAAGAAGTATTTATTCAGGAACTAACCGGTGTGGAGAGTGCTTAAAATGTCTTCGCACGGAGTAATTTTCGAAATCCGAGATAATATAGGAATCGTAAAACTGAATAATCCCGCTCGTGCCAATGCATTAAGTGGATTTTTGGTAAAAGATCTGGCATCTCAAATTAAAGAATTATCAGTGAATCGCGATCTTCGTGCGGTTATCTTTACGGCCGGTGAAAGCAAAGCTTTTTGCGCGGGCGCGGATTTAAAAGAACGACAAAGCATGAATGAACAAGAAATTATCTCATACGTCAGGTTATTAAGAAAAACATTTGATGAAATTGCCGCTTTGCCCATGCCTACCATTGCGGCCATCAGAGGGTTGGCATTAGGTGGAGGATGTGAACTCGCTCTCTCTTGCGACTTGCGAGTGATGGAAGAAGATGCCCTCATCGGTTTGACAGAAGTTTCTTGGGGAATTATTCCCGGAGCAGGCGGGACTCAGAGACTCCCTCGATTAGTGGGAGTTGGAATGGCGAAGAAGTTAATTTACACTGCGGCAAAATTAAGCGCAAAAGAAGCTTTTGAGATCAATCTGGTTGAAGAGGTTTGCTCATCTGGTCAGGCCGAATTGAAAGCGCTTCAAATTGCGGATGAAATCGCTAAGAACTCCCCGAATTCTGTTCGTCTGGCAAAACTGGCGATTGACAGTTTTTCTAAAAATCAGCTGCAACAAGGGTTGGAAGCGGAATGGGATTGTTATAAGCAAACCATAAACCATGCCGATCGGTTGGAAGGTTTGGCTGCATTCAGGGAGAAGCGCAAGCCTAACTATTCATCATGATGAATCCAAAGAGGAGGAACTTCTAATGTCAGTTGCAACCACAATCAAAAAGGAAAATCTAACACTGGTTAAGGATAACGGGATCGCTGAAATCCATCTTCACATTAATAAAACCAACTCTTACAACCTCGACTTTTACAAAGAACTGAATGCAGCCATTGACGAGATCCGCTTTGACCCGGAAATAAAAGTGGTTGTTCTCATGAGTGATATGCCGAAATTCTTTTCTGCCGGGGCGGACATTCACTTTTTGAAAGCATCGGAACCGCGCTTTAAGACGCAATTCTGCTTATTCTGCAATGAAACGCTGGACAAAATTGCCCGTTCGCCCCAAGTCTATATTGCCTGCCTGGAAGGGCATACGGTGGGCGGCGGGCTGGAAATGGCCCTTGGCTGCGATCTTCGCTTCATGGGAGATGAAGCAGGAAAAATCGGACTTCCAGAAGTTACCCTGGGAGTGCTGGCCGGGACGGGCGGAACGCAGCGGCTGGCCCGCCTTGTCGGATACTCCCGGGCGCTGGATATGAATATTACCGGCGATTTGCTGACCCCGCATGAAGCGTTGGAAATCGGCCTGGTGAATAAAGTGTTCCCGCAAGCGGAAACAAGGGCGAAAACGCTGGAGTACGCGAGAAAGATCGCGAAAAGCGCCACCTATGCTGTATCCAACATTAAGCTGTCGATCATGAACGGAAAGGAAATGCCGCTCAATGTGGCCATCCGCTACGAAGGGGAACTGCAAAATCTTCTGTTCCGCTCCGAAGATGCCAAAGAAGGACTAAGCGCATTCATAGAAAAACGCCAACCCGATTGGCAAGGTGTTTAATGATAAAATCACACGGATTTACGACAAATCTATTCCCGTTATTGTTAAAGACGGGGTTCCCGTCCCCCGGACCCCGGTCTTTCTCCCTTTTATCTCATTTATTGAAAAGAGGCTAAGGGGATGATGAGATGGATTTGCGCGGAATCGGCTTACCTTATAATGCTTCCACCAGGTTTATCGAAGAAAATGTGAATAAGGGTCTGGGAGATAAAGTTGCCATCTACTTTCGTGATGAACAAATCACCTATAGGCAAATGCAAAAGAGAGTCAACCAGGTGGGCAACATGCTGAAAACACTTGGTTTAAAGATGGAAAACC
This window contains:
- a CDS encoding benzoate-CoA ligase family protein, translated to MYYRGIGIPYNAATRFIDENVEQGRGDKTAIYFEDRQVSYKELQEMTNKTGNGLKSLGVDLENRILLLCHDSPEFIASFFGAIKIGAVPVPVNTMLHPTDYEYFLNNSRSKVCIAHEDLWEKIKHLRKRFHYLQHVVVIGDTVDKREVIPYSRWMEEESGLLESAHTVKDDTAFWLFSSGSTGSPKGIIHLQHDMEYALDHYAKQVLNMSEEDITFSASKLFFAYGLGNGAYFPLGCGASTVLMRERPIPENVFHTIERYRPTIFFGVPTLYGAMINWAQQTRKQYDLSSIRICVSAGEPLPSVIYEKWKKMFGVDILDGIGSTEATHIFISNRIGDIKVGSSGKLVPGYEAKITDEQGQELPPNEVGDLLIKGDSIAHCYWNLHDENKRRFIGEWFHTGDKYYRDEEGYFWYCGRSDDMMKVGGIWVSPVEIEGVLLQHEAVIEAAVIGITDKENLVRTKAYVVLKEGFESSEAMKEELKEFVKQKLASYKCPKELEFIDELPKTANGKIQRFKLRSLADSVPFKA
- a CDS encoding enoyl-CoA hydratase/isomerase family protein, which encodes MTSVTKETIGNKYVTVTKEDGIAEIHFSINKTNTYNLDFYRELNNAIDDIRFDHDIKVAVLISDTPKFFSAGADVNYLRSCDPRTKTQFCLFCNETLDKMARSPQVYIACLEGHTVGGGLELAMGCDLRFMGDTAGKVGLPEVALGVLPGTGGTQRLSRLIGYSKALDLCITGELLTPQEALEAGIINKVFPQNEVRQKTLEYAKKLVKSATYAVSNIKLSIMNGKEMPLNVAIRYEGELQNLLFRSEDAQEGLSAFLEKRQPNWKGV
- a CDS encoding sigma 54-interacting transcriptional regulator gives rise to the protein MKHFTTALSLRKDKPFFAVNCAAFAHDLVASELFVYAPRPFTGGLIEGKEGAFRISEFT
- a CDS encoding Phenylacetic acid catabolic protein encodes the protein MEQAALLKEKIKQGFIVERVEDMNEEYLQALKQTLLIVGDTELLSVPPLLTVYDQAPTLNHKITALAIMQDEIGHAHIAYRLLKDLGEDTDELLYNRAPNRFKNPYAFDFELSNWIELGVFNALFDRAGYTLLGDAYEHTSYGPWKRALVKVDKEELFHLRNGEIIMRSAMEDPELREEVQRAVDWMFLMALEFFGVADNLKKRSQQLEYKLKGRTNDELRQKWLSTAVPFCESIGVKVPAHYDERTGKYVLDVPFPCKFDVENKKWLFDQPDTWENVIKRFKQRGPQNKQFVERIQKGARELEALRKEVS
- a CDS encoding metal-sulfur cluster assembly factor, with product MKENTQRYWDALKEVMDPEFPVSVVDMGLIYDIQENQGTIDITMTYTSVSCACMEWIEGDIEKRLLQEPGVKKVNIQVVWDPPWTVDRLSQEAREKMKHWGVSSR
- a CDS encoding Phenylacetic acid catabolic protein; this encodes MAEQTAGLKAFIELLETVADNKYVLGDRLVEVGVSGPNLEATLSAIAMAQGELGHARLLYNWTFDLKGHKGKKPNIEKQTGKAFKGVEEVHNWISLIAALFTVNTAMDLVLKSVLEANHAEIATRVNKLLREQKEHIIYSRNWAQQLLKDRGAVPRKFKEALDQIIPEVEAWIKAIEQKTELVDEGYISRESYLYQKFHHKLKEVFIQELTGVESA
- a CDS encoding enoyl-CoA hydratase-related protein → MSSHGVIFEIRDNIGIVKLNNPARANALSGFLVKDLASQIKELSVNRDLRAVIFTAGESKAFCAGADLKERQSMNEQEIISYVRLLRKTFDEIAALPMPTIAAIRGLALGGGCELALSCDLRVMEEDALIGLTEVSWGIIPGAGGTQRLPRLVGVGMAKKLIYTAAKLSAKEAFEINLVEEVCSSGQAELKALQIADEIAKNSPNSVRLAKLAIDSFSKNQLQQGLEAEWDCYKQTINHADRLEGLAAFREKRKPNYSS